One genomic segment of Primulina tabacum isolate GXHZ01 chromosome 9, ASM2559414v2, whole genome shotgun sequence includes these proteins:
- the LOC142556945 gene encoding uncharacterized protein LOC142556945, producing the protein MNIPCHVDKVINAQSSEEKQKNRLRLAATIESIRWLILKACTFREHDESPSSNNHGNFIEMINFIGKMNKSIGDIILEKAPKNAKYTSPDIQKDVLNIISNQVRAKIRKEIGDEKFWILVDEARDASNKEQMAIVLIFVDSEGFLRERSFAIVYDGASNMRGSWNGLKALFLKDCSCAYYVQCFAHRLQLALTEAAEKEVSIWLFFSKLNSICNLINASPKRHGELHSAQRIEVAHMVATGECDTDNGNNKSSLSSIAREISRILSVMDYVSTTKTLLRTLREEGFDLLLSHVKEVCVKYDIEIPHMEARYKSGTGRSC; encoded by the exons ATGAATATACCTTGCCATGTTGACAAAGTGATAAATGCACAATCTTCAGAAGAAAAACAGAAGAACAGATTGCGGCTTGCTGCAACTATTGAAAGCATTCGATGGCTCATTTTAAAAGCATGCACATTTAGAGAGCATGATGAATCTCCATCTTCTAATAATCATGGAAATTTTATCGAGATGATAAATTTTATAGGAAAAATGAATAAGAGTATTGGGGACATCATCTTAGAGAAAGCTCCTAAGAATGCAAAGTATACTTCACCAGATATTCAGAAAGATGTCTTGAATATCATTTCCAACCAAGTGAGAGCCAAGATTCGTAAAGAAATTGGGGATGAAAAATTCTGGATTTTAGTTGATGAAGCGAGAGATGCATCTAACAAGGAGCAGATGGCTATTGTATTAATATTTGTGGATAGTGAAGGCTTTTTACGAGAGCGATCCTTTGCCATT GTATATGATGGTGCTAGCAATATGCGTGGTTCTTGGAATGGATTGAAGGCTCTTTTCTTGAAAGATTGCTCGTGTGCATATTATGTCCAATGTTTTGCTCATCGGCTTCAACTAGCATTAACTGAAGCTGCTGAAAAAGAGGTATCCATTTGGTTATTCTTTTCAAAATTGAATTCCATTTGTAATCTCATCAATGCATCTCCTAAACGGCACGGTGAGTTACATTCTGCTCAAAGAATTGAAGTTGCGCATATGGTAGCTACTGGTGAATGTGATACAG ATAATGGGAATAACAAATCTTCTTTGTCGAGCATTGCAAGAGAAATCTCTAGAATTTTAAGTGTAATGGATTATGTTTCAACGACTAAAACTTTGCTTCGTACTTTGAGAGAAGAAGGATTTGATCTCCTACTTAGTCATGTGAAAGAAGTTTGTGTCAAGTATGACATTGAGATACCTCACATGGAAGCTCGTTATAAATCTGGTACAGGCCGTTCTTGTTAA